A portion of the Chondrinema litorale genome contains these proteins:
- a CDS encoding YceI family protein — protein sequence MKKISLFIALLFSGLVGAYAQTTWTSDPAHSSIEFNVTHMMISEVTGKFDGFEAVLKSDKVDFSDAKIEFTAQTSTINTGIDKRDEHLKSADFFDVEKYPTISFKSTSFKKKGGNKYELKGDLTMHGVTKPVTLEAKFNGTIKDPYGNTKSGFKVTGEINRTEFGLNWNSALETGGVVVSEEVEIDANIQVIKSVDAGK from the coding sequence GCACAAACAACTTGGACTAGTGACCCTGCTCACTCAAGCATCGAGTTTAATGTAACTCACATGATGATCTCTGAAGTTACTGGTAAATTTGATGGTTTCGAAGCTGTTTTAAAATCAGACAAAGTAGATTTCTCTGATGCTAAAATTGAATTTACTGCACAAACTAGTACAATTAACACTGGTATAGATAAAAGAGATGAGCACTTAAAATCAGCAGATTTCTTTGATGTAGAAAAGTACCCTACAATCTCTTTTAAAAGTACTTCTTTCAAAAAGAAAGGTGGAAACAAATACGAATTAAAAGGTGATTTAACTATGCATGGTGTAACTAAGCCTGTTACACTAGAGGCAAAATTTAATGGTACTATCAAAGATCCTTACGGTAACACTAAATCTGGATTTAAAGTAACTGGTGAAATAAACAGAACTGAATTTGGCTTAAACTGGAACTCTGCTTTAGAAACAGGTGGTGTTGTAGTAAGCGAAGAAGTTGAAATTGACGCTAACATACAAGTGATCAAAAGCGTAGATGCTGGAAAATAA
- a CDS encoding MarR family winged helix-turn-helix transcriptional regulator — protein MKLEDELKSKFRNEFHKVGLNIFFTSNWLAQSQKKIFKKFNLTVQQYNILRILRGQQGQPVTIGNIKCRMLERESDVSRIVDKMRTRGLVKRYSCEDDRRATHIFITEEGLELLQKMECYEEVFDSMLSCLTEDEAKQLNLLLDKIRDFEDQA, from the coding sequence ATGAAACTTGAAGACGAACTGAAGAGTAAATTTAGGAATGAATTTCATAAAGTAGGGCTCAACATCTTTTTTACAAGTAACTGGTTAGCTCAGTCTCAAAAGAAAATATTCAAGAAGTTTAATCTTACAGTTCAACAATATAATATACTTAGAATTTTAAGAGGTCAGCAGGGGCAACCTGTAACTATTGGCAACATTAAATGTAGAATGCTTGAGAGAGAATCTGATGTTTCCAGAATAGTTGATAAAATGCGAACAAGAGGTCTTGTAAAGAGGTATAGCTGCGAAGACGATAGAAGGGCTACACATATTTTTATTACTGAAGAAGGTTTGGAGTTGCTGCAAAAAATGGAATGCTATGAAGAAGTTTTTGATAGCATGTTAAGCTGTTTGACAGAAGATGAAGCTAAACAACTTAACTTGTTACTAGATAAAATCAGAGATTTTGAGGATCAGGCATAG
- a CDS encoding gluconate 2-dehydrogenase subunit 3 family protein, protein MKKNKINRRDSLKVIGLASLTAGSTLIPGCNPPEQKQGHEHQHGNVSADSNGFKNLNDADLKLLEERFFSEHEYKTIQVLSDIIIPADDKSGSATEANVPEFIEFMMKDQPQHQTNMRGGISWLDYQCKKRFSKSFIEVSQEQQTKILDEIAYPEQAKPEMIQGVNWFNSLRDFVATGFFTSQIGIEDLKYIGNAANVWQGSPQKVLDKLGVKYDDSIDYA, encoded by the coding sequence ATGAAAAAAAATAAAATAAACAGAAGAGATTCGCTAAAAGTAATTGGTCTGGCATCGCTCACTGCCGGAAGTACTTTGATACCTGGCTGTAACCCACCTGAACAAAAACAAGGACACGAACACCAACACGGCAATGTATCTGCCGATAGCAATGGGTTCAAAAATCTTAATGATGCTGATCTAAAGTTACTAGAAGAGCGCTTTTTTAGCGAACATGAATACAAAACCATTCAGGTACTTTCAGACATAATTATTCCTGCTGACGATAAATCCGGCAGTGCTACTGAGGCCAATGTACCTGAGTTTATTGAATTTATGATGAAAGACCAGCCACAACATCAAACAAATATGCGTGGTGGAATTAGCTGGCTTGACTACCAGTGCAAAAAAAGATTCTCTAAAAGTTTTATAGAGGTCTCTCAGGAACAGCAAACTAAAATTTTAGACGAAATAGCTTATCCTGAACAGGCAAAACCAGAAATGATTCAGGGTGTAAACTGGTTCAACTCATTACGAGATTTTGTGGCCACAGGCTTTTTTACCAGTCAAATCGGCATAGAAGACCTAAAATATATTGGAAACGCAGCCAATGTATGGCAAGGCAGTCCACAAAAAGTGCTTGACAAATTAGGAGTTAAATACGACGACAGCATCGACTATGCCTGA